A part of Aegilops tauschii subsp. strangulata cultivar AL8/78 chromosome 2, Aet v6.0, whole genome shotgun sequence genomic DNA contains:
- the LOC109747933 gene encoding uncharacterized protein isoform X1 gives MDLSLGEIQQRRPPEKRSSRTQTIIAILGLFMFWIGAATQVGRGMKTIKYCGRLPPTDSSSLQPPPTILQLLPPQAKSTYNNKDIPLAAEASKDHSNVAYIVTPLGLHELMVDYKVWRPALSVHSRVPLFCCSSKRKMPEPRRECVCFPLGEHGLMKGG, from the exons ATGGATCTGAG TTTGGGAGAGATACAACAGAGAAGACCACCAGAGAAACGGTCGTCCCGGACCCAGACTATCATCGCTATACTTG GTTTGTTTATGTTTTGGATTGGAGCAGCGACACAAGTAGGGAGAG GCATGAAAACGATAAAATATTGTGGCCGGCTGCCACCGACCGACTCGAGCTCGCTTCAGCCGCCTCCTACGATCCTGCAGTTACTACCTCCCCAAGCAAAGTCAACCTACAACAACAAG GATATCCCTTTAGCAGCAGAAGCCTCTAAAGATCACTCTAATGTGGCTTACATTGTCACTCCTCTTGGATTGCATGAGCTTATGGTG GATTACAAGGTGTGGAGGCCGGCTCTCTCGGTTCACTCAAGAGTACCTTTGTTCTGCTGTAGCTCAAAACGTAAGATGCCAGAGCCACGACGCGAGTGCGTCTGCTTCCCGTTAGGAG AACATGGTTTGATGAAAGGAGGGTGA
- the LOC109778937 gene encoding uncharacterized protein: MAPRFLACFGRGGATASAPEPVEDLAPGPVLVELFSSQGCAASPEADALVARLAQESSEAGGGERAMVVLGFHVDYWDYRGWKDPFASSAWTVRQKAYVEALRLDTLFTPQVVVQGRADCVGTEQDKLAQAVRDAPRYPSPAMKVKFQRPNPSTLQASFTGALHSRVDGGGSVLVALYESGVITDCGRGENKGKSLLNDHVVRRLEKVAAVRDGASARKAVSGSVQFPLWDDFRATKCGLVLFVQNSALQVLGVQHFDLPDNVWPSGGHQLAESAGGRRPGGRSTTILCRV; this comes from the exons ATGGCGCCGCGTTTCCTGGCGTGCTTCGGCAGGGGCGGCGCGACGGCCTCGGCGCCGGAGCCTGTGGAGGACCTGGCCCCGGGCCCGGTGCTGGTGGAGCTCTTCTCCTCGCAGGGGTGCGCGGCGTCGCCTGAGGCGGACGCCCTTGTGGCGCGGCTGGCGCAGGAGTCCTccgaggccggcggcggcgagcgagcgaTGGTGGTGCTGGGGTTCCACGTCGACTACTGGGACTACCGCGGGTGGAAGGACCCCTTCGCGTCCAGCGCCTGGACCGTGCGGCAGAAGGCGTACGTGGAGGCGCTCCGGCTGGACACGCTCTTCACGCCGCAGGTCGTCGTGCAGGGCCGCGCGGACTGCGTCGGCACCGAGCAGGACAAGCTCGCCCAGGCCGTCCGCGACGCGCCCCGCTACCCCTCGCCCGCCATGAAG GTGAAGTTCCAGCGGCCGAACCCGAGCACGCTGCAGGCGTCCTTCACGGGCGCGCTCCACTCCCGCGTGGACGGCGGCGGGAGCGTGCTGGTGGCACTGTACGAGAGCGGCGTGATCACCGACTGCGGCCGCGGCGAGAACAAGGGCAAGTCGTTGCTCAACGACCACGTGGTGCGCCGGCTGGAGAAGGTGGCCGCCGTGCGCGACGGCGCGTCCGCCAGGAAGGCCGTGTCCGGGTCCGTCCAGTTCCCGCTGTGGGACGACTTCCGCGCCACCAAGTGCGGCCTCGTCCTCTTCGTGCAGAACTCGGCGCTGCAGGTGCTCGGCGTCCAGCACTTCGACCTGCCCGACAACGTCTGGCCCAGTGGCGGGCACCAACTTGCGGAGAGCGCAGGGGGCAGACGGCCAGGGGGGCGTAGCACAACTATTCTTTGTAGAGTTTGA
- the LOC109747933 gene encoding uncharacterized protein isoform X2, whose translation MFWIGAATQVGRGMKTIKYCGRLPPTDSSSLQPPPTILQLLPPQAKSTYNNKDIPLAAEASKDHSNVAYIVTPLGLHELMVDYKVWRPALSVHSRVPLFCCSSKRKMPEPRRECVCFPLGEHGLMKGG comes from the exons ATGTTTTGGATTGGAGCAGCGACACAAGTAGGGAGAG GCATGAAAACGATAAAATATTGTGGCCGGCTGCCACCGACCGACTCGAGCTCGCTTCAGCCGCCTCCTACGATCCTGCAGTTACTACCTCCCCAAGCAAAGTCAACCTACAACAACAAG GATATCCCTTTAGCAGCAGAAGCCTCTAAAGATCACTCTAATGTGGCTTACATTGTCACTCCTCTTGGATTGCATGAGCTTATGGTG GATTACAAGGTGTGGAGGCCGGCTCTCTCGGTTCACTCAAGAGTACCTTTGTTCTGCTGTAGCTCAAAACGTAAGATGCCAGAGCCACGACGCGAGTGCGTCTGCTTCCCGTTAGGAG AACATGGTTTGATGAAAGGAGGGTGA